The stretch of DNA TACGAACTCGCCCTGTCGAAGCACCGCGTCGTTGAGGGTCGCCACCACCGAACTCGACCGCGGCGCGGCACCGATCGTGAACTCGAGCACCCACTCCTTGCGTGGTTCGACGACCTCCTCCAGCCGAGCGATCCGGCTCTCCATCTGCCGGACCTTCTGCGCCTGCTTCTCGCTCGACTCCGACGCCGCGCGGCGCCGGACCTTGTCGTTGTCCGGATTCTTGCGCATGGCGTTGCGGACGCCCTGACTCGACCACTCGCGCTGGGTCCGCGCCCGCGCCTGCAGGTCCGCCTTGCGTTCGGCGTACTCCTCGTACTCTTCGCGGCGGTGGCGTCGGGCCACCTCTCGCTCGGCGAGATAGCTCTCGTAGCCACCGCCGTAGACGGTGTTGGTGTGCTGCGCCAGATCCAGCTCGAGCACGCGGGTCACGGTGCGCGCCAGGAACTCTCGATCGTGACTGACCAGCACGACCCCACCGCGCATGCCTCGCACCACGTCCTCGAGTCGTTCCAGACCGTCGAGATCGAGGTCGTTGGTCGGCTCGTCGAGCAGCACGACGTCGAAGCGCGAGCACAGCAGCGCGGCCAACCCGACGCGTGCGGCCTGCCGCCGGAGAGCCCGGTCATGAGCGTCGACTCGGGCGCCACGTCGCCGAAGCCGAGGTCGGCGAGCACCGCGGGCAGCCGATCGTCGAGGTCGGCGGCACCGGTCGCCAACCAGTGGTCCAGTGCCGCGGCATACCGATCCGCGGCGGCGTCGCCGTCGGCCAGCGACTCCGCCGCGGACTCCATCGCCGCGGTGGCCGCCGCGCACCCGGTCCGACGAGCCACGTACTCCCCGACCGTCTCGCCCGGCACACGCTCGTGCTCCTGCGGCAGCCAGCCGATGAACGCGTCCGGCGGCGTCGCCGACACCGTGCCGGCCAGGGGCGCGAGCTCGCCGCCGAGAATCCGCAGCAGGGTGGACTTCCCCGACCCGTTCGCTCCGACGACGCCGACCACGTCGCCCGGTGCGACGGTGAGATCGAGGTGATCGAACAGGACGCGGTGCGCGTACCCGCCGGAGACGTCCTTCGCGACGAGCGTTGCGGTCATGCCCATATGGTCGCACTCGCGCGTCCCCGTCCGCGCGCCCGCCCGCTGCGCCACTGGACGACCGTTCCGGGAATGTCAGGTCCTGCTCGCGCGGGTGTTCAGTGGTCGTCGGTCTCCCGAGGGTCCGTGAGAGTGAACGCACCCAGCGCCGCGATCGCTCCGACCGCCACCGCGAGCGCCGCATAAGCGATCCGTTCGCCATGGAAGAACGAGGCCACGAGGTCGCTGCTCCACACGCCCGCGGGCAGTGTCGCGGTGACCAGTGCCGCGATGAGCGTGCCGACGACGGCCGTGCCCACGCTGGTGCCGACCTCCTGGGCGGTGTCGTTGAGCGCGGCGCCCAGCGACGTCCGGTTCTCGGGCATCGCCCCGACGAGCGCGACCGCACCGATCGTCATGACGGTCCGCAGGCCGAGCGTCAGGGTCACCATGAAGATCGCGATCGCGATGTAGCCGTGGTCGACGCCCCAGGCGAGACCCGCCAGGGAGCCGCCGAGGAGGACGGCGCCGACCAGGCACGCGATGCGGTGGCCGAACCGCTTCATCAGGAACTCCGAGACCGGGGTGCCCAGGATCATCGTGAGGACCAGCGGCAGATTGGCCAGACCGGCCTTCATCGGGCTCCAGCCGTACGCGTACTGGAAGTGCAGGATCAGACCGAACATGACGCCGGCCATGGCGATGGACGTCGCGATCTGCGCGATGGCCGCACCGCGCACGGTCCCGTCGGCGAAGACCTTCAGATCGAGCATCGGCTGCTTCGCGGACCGCTCACGCCAGATGAACGCGGCGAGGGCGACGATCGCGCCGGCCAGTGATCCGAGTGTCGGCAGCGACGCCCAGCCGTGGTCGATACCGGAGGTCAGCGTGTAGCAGCCGAAGCCGATCGCGGCGATGCTCAGCACGGCGCCGGGCAGGTCGAGTCGGTCGTTCGTCAGGTCCTCCGCGCGGTCGGGCTGGACGCCGATCCGCACACCGATCCACGCGATCAGCGCGATGGGCGCGTTCACCAGGAGCAGCCACTCCCAGCCGATGTGCGCGAGCGCGGTGCCGCCGAGAACGGGTCCGAGAATGAAGCCGCTCATGCCGACGACGATCATCACCGTCATCGCGCGCATGCGCAGCGCCTGGTCGTCGAACAGTCGGAAGACCAGGGAGTTCGTGATCGGCGCCATCGCCGCGGCCGCGACACCGAGAGCCGCGCGCAGGGCGATCAGCTCCCCCGTCGAGTGCACGAGCAGCACCGCGAGGCTGATCAGGCCGAACGCCCCGAGTCCGAACTGCAGGACACGGCGTCTGCCGAATCGGTCGGCGATCGAGCCCGCGGTCAACAGCAGCCCGCCGAAGGTGAGCGAGTACGCACTGGTCACCCACTGGAGTGCGGTGGTGCCGCTGCCGAGGTCTCGGCCGATGGTCGGCAGGGCGATGGTGAGCAGCGTGTTGTCGACCATCTCGACGAAGAATGCCA from Gordonia humi encodes:
- a CDS encoding MFS transporter, producing the protein MSTALETPQSRTYTSLRAAWIPMFALCLAFFVEMVDNTLLTIALPTIGRDLGSGTTALQWVTSAYSLTFGGLLLTAGSIADRFGRRRVLQFGLGAFGLISLAVLLVHSTGELIALRAALGVAAAAMAPITNSLVFRLFDDQALRMRAMTVMIVVGMSGFILGPVLGGTALAHIGWEWLLLVNAPIALIAWIGVRIGVQPDRAEDLTNDRLDLPGAVLSIAAIGFGCYTLTSGIDHGWASLPTLGSLAGAIVALAAFIWRERSAKQPMLDLKVFADGTVRGAAIAQIATSIAMAGVMFGLILHFQYAYGWSPMKAGLANLPLVLTMILGTPVSEFLMKRFGHRIACLVGAVLLGGSLAGLAWGVDHGYIAIAIFMVTLTLGLRTVMTIGAVALVGAMPENRTSLGAALNDTAQEVGTSVGTAVVGTLIAALVTATLPAGVWSSDLVASFFHGERIAYAALAVAVGAIAALGAFTLTDPRETDDH